tgaaaagcagtgtggtctagtggaaaaagcatgagcctgggagtcgggacacctaggttctaatcttgactttccccttgcctgctgtgtaacttcaggcaagttacttaacttcaccgtgcctGTTAACTCCACTGTAAAATCccagtggagggtggggagagagagaggtgggtggaTGACAAATTAATTAGGAGGCCTCCTGAGAAGTTGGGATTTTTGAAGATCTTTAGCAGAGAGGGTCAAGAATGAAGCATAGTAAGTAGGTGAAtgtgaaaggaatgaagagtgcaaaggGGTGTTTTGGAAGAACCAAGTAGATAAGTAGGTAGAGAAAGAGTTGACCGAAAGCATTACAGacaagggtcaggagtttctgcttgatggggacaAGAATGAGCAACTCTTGGAAGTTTTTAAGGTATTGGGGGATCTGTAGAGAATGATGTAGAAAAAAATGAtgggggcagcagaatgaaatatagatgggaggcaggaagatcagcaaagatgctgatgcagtagtcaagctgggatatgacaaAGGTCTGGACCGAAGCGGAGGTAATGAGGAGGATGTGGCAAAAAGCAAGGGTTTCGTTTTCTAAAAGTTGAGTATCTGAGCCCCCACAAGGTGCAAAAACATAATTCTAGAGGTAGATCGCAAAGATTAATTGATGTGACATTGGCCCTGCCCCCCAGTGAATTTATAGCATCTAACAGAGGAGCAAGGCAGCAGCTGACACCCTCTGCACATACACATGATATCTGCACATACACATGATATCTAAAGTGAGTTGCAGTTGTGCTGGTGGGTTAGGGATTAagccagggaagccttcctggaggaggtgggcctcgaGCTGTGACTTAGCAGAAAGAGAGGAATGTGGCCTATCAGATAGGAAATGGGAAGTTGTTCTATACAAAAGGGTCATCAGGGCATTggacctgtattttatttttgtgcctgtcttccctgctaaatCAAagactccctgaaggcagggattgtgtctactaactattatATGCCTGATAACCATTATAGTATATATAAACTAATAAGCATAActattaatatataatatacccttccaagtgcttcgtacagtgctctgcatcaagtaagtgctcaataaataccattgactggtttgGAGAGAAGTTCTTAAAAGACCTGGATATTTAAAAACACTCCAGCTACTCTAAGAATCTATAAAAACCCTCCCTGATTTGAATCCCTCGAgatttccccacctctagactgtaaattcattatgggccgGGGATGGGtcagttttttgttgtattgttctctcccaagcggtgcttgtatggtgctctgcacacagttaagcgctcaataaatatgatggaatgaatgaatccttgaggAAGTCTTGAGCAAGATGTGTTTTCATTTGGGTGGTGAATTCTCTTTCACAGCTTGGAGGTTAGACATTAGCTCAATATTCTGAAGGCCTCTGGCTTTGCATTTTGACTTCTTCAGTacctctggaggagatacagccCTAGACATACTGTCCCTTCATGGAGTTGTGTCATTGACACCTCCTACCCAAGAAAGCCACGGAAGGCAAGTGATACCCTTTCTGAATCAAGCTTGGCTAAAAAGAAACCATATTAGTACAGACTTCACCAAGTTCTCCATCTCTAGGATTCTCTGAACTCTACcccagcctttttttaaaaaattctgcatAAGcaagggctgtgtgtgtgtgtgtataatttctgtttttgtttttatttgatcACCGTACAGTGCTTCTTGTTTGAACTGAATGAAGATCCTTAGTCCAACgtagagcccggggttgggagtcagaggttgtgggttctactcctggatctgtcccttgtctgctgtgtggctttgggcaagtcagttcacttctctgtgcctcagtgcatctgtaaaatggagatgaagactgtgagccccctgtgggacaacctgattaccttgtatctatcccagcacttagaacagtgcttgatgtgtagtaagcgcttaataagtatcatcattattactaactaGTCTGTACAAGGAATGTTTCCAAGAGAGCTACACTACTGTgacccttatttttttttcctctccttcctaataattgtggtatttaagcactaatatttgctaagtgctgggttacatacaatcagtacagagcgtggctcagtggaaagagcacgggctttggagtcagggctcatgagttcgaatcccagctctgccatttgtcggctgtgtgactgtgggcaagtcacttaacttctctgtgcctcagttccctcatctgtaaaatggggattaagactgtgagcctcacgtgggacaacctgattcccctatgtctaccccagcgcttagaacagtgctcggcacatagtaagcacttaacaaataccaacattattacaggcagtccctgtctctcgtagATCTCGCAGTCtaaccaggagggagaaaaggtattttaatggccatttcacagatgaggaaatgtaggcccagagaagtaaaatgattttgcccaggggaggcaagtggcagagctaggattaagagtcagaagtcctgtgttctgtttcccaagtgtttagtacagtgctgtgcacacggtaaacagcacggcgtagtggatagagcatgggcctgggagtcagaaggtcatgaattttattcccagctccaccacttgtctgctgtatgaccttgggcaagtcacttctctctgccttacttagctcatctgtaaaatggggaaggagactgaacaccccacgtgagccagggactttgcccaacccaaattgcttgtatccaccccagtgcttagtacactgcctggcacatagtaagtgtttaacaaatacaataataataattattattattactattacccagtatataccattgattgttagGCCATCTCGACATCCCTGAACTGAGAGGATCAGCAGTAGAGCTAAAAGAAggatggggtgtgtgtgggtcAGGGTAACACTTCTAAAAGTccttcaataaatggtatttgagcccttcttgttcagggcactgtattaagcacttttttatggtcctcgttaagtgcttactacatgccaggcactgttctaagcgctggaatttggggaaagtacaaaaacGATAGCGTTGGTAAATAAtccccagaaggagtttacaatctgggggttggggagcggacattaaaataaatttccagGCCATTGCCATAATCCCTTTCGGTTGGAACTCCAAGTGAGCTACTAAGTCAATGTGAGTTTACTGTCTGAActgttactctcctaagcacttagtagagtgctctgcacacagtaagcgctgaatgaatacgactgatttaaAGAGGAAAATGTCCTGCTTTTACTATCTAAGCCCTAGTTCCCACAGAAGGTGGTATTTCCTAGATTCACCGAGATTCATAAGCCCCTCTTCCTAGTAGCCCTCATCTAGCGTTACAATGCCACATACTGGCTTGGCGCAGAAGGGACCACAATATAAGCAAGATCCTCTTAAAACTGTAAATTTAGTGGTTTATGGTAATCATacaaacaactgtggtatttgtcaagcccttgttatatgctaagtgctggggtagagacaagataatcaggtcccatatggaactcacagtctaagggagagagagaactctTCCAAAACTGTTTAGTGCAGAACCAATATTAAATGGGTTAATGTTCCTCTGATTTGATCTGTCTTTTAAAAGGTGGTAAAAAGATGAGACATCAGGGAACCAATCACAAAATCAAGGGAAGGTAGACCATTTGATTTTGTGTCCCCTCttcttgggtgggtgggtgggtggggagagaggattgGGATGTGTTCCTCTTTTAGGCCTGTGAgatctttggagtcagaggtcatgagttcgaatcccagctccgccacttgtcagctgtgtgactgtgggcaagtcacttaacttctctgtgcctcagttccctcatctgtaaaatggggattaagactgagccccacgtgggacaacctgattcccttgtgtctaccccagcgcttagaacagtgctcggcacatagtaagcgcttaacaaataccaacattattattattatcattttacctCCCTTGAGTCCTTTTCTTGGCCCTCTGCAAACATGGGTCCAATCTCTACTTTCATTCAGAAGTGCGTATCTTGAATTTTTCAAAaaattgcctcagttccccactCTGCTTTGCCATTTGGTTTTTCAGTTTAGCAAAATCATCCTTCTTAGAGCAGTGGAGGAATGATCTCCTTAATCTTCCAAAACTCaatttatgtaccccagtgcttagtgcagtgcaaggactcattattatttccatagAGCAGTTATTGAAAGTAAAAGAAAATCAAATCCTTCtgaagcatgggagtcagaagacctgggttctaattctgcctctgccacttgcctgctgtgtgaccgtgggctagtcacttcccttctctctacctcaatttcttcatctgcaaaatggggattaaatacctctcctccctcctattcagacagtgagctccctgtaggatctgatttattttgtatctaccccagcacttagtacagtacttgacatgtagtcagtgcttaacaaataccactgttattattatgtgttctgGTTTTTTTATTTTGGAACCCCTGAATGTGCTAGGTAaaattgttaatgaaatgtacatggccttgattctatttagttgccattgtttttacgagatgttcttccccttgactctatttattgccactgttctcgtctgtctgtctcccccattagactgtaagcccgtcaaacggcagggaccgtctctatctgttgccgacttgttcattccaagcgcttagtacagtgctctgcacatagtaagcgctcaataaatactattgaatgaatgaatgaatgaaaagatagcTGGAGAAGTAGTTTACTAGTGATTACTAGTTTACATAGTGATTTTTTTAATCCTCTGAAACGATTCCTCAAATGAGGAAACTCCCCAGGAACCCGGGGCCTGTATTTGGTGTATGACATCTGTGTCACTGTTCGGAAGGAGAATGAACAAGACACCTTAAATACTTTTAAGAGGCTCCcaagtctcccctttcctcttcgaTGAATAGGGTAAGTTCAAACCTCTTGAGGCTATTGTCTGGTCTGATAAACTGAGGAGCAAAACAACAGTTTTATCCTGGGGAGAAATGCACACCCAGAGTATGTATGTGTCTGAGTTTCCAAGTGGTATTCAAATGCTTATTGGGTGGAGGGGTGGTAAGCACTGATTTGAATCTCAGTTGTCTGACCCACCCCTTTGTAGACCACCACATTCTTGGCTTCCAAAAGGAACTTCCAAAGTGTTTTGCCTTAGCAGCTTCCAGATGCTGAAAACAGCAGTTCCAGATAACACTGGAATTTAAGGAGACCCTTAGCCTGGTTTAGAAGCAGTGGCCTATTCATCCCAAATCAGATTAATTGAAACGAAGATACCTTTCTGTGAAGGGGCCAtccgataataatgatactactaataattatggtattcattaagtgcttacggtgtgccggggattattctaagtgctggggtagagacgagcaaatcgggttgggcacagttcctgtctcacgtgaggctcacagtcttggtccccattttacagatgaggtaactgaggcacaaagaagtgaagcgacttgcccaaggtctcacggcagacaagtggtgaagctgagattagaacccatgaccttctgattcccaggcccatgttatatccactaggccgtggcactaagcgcttctctgtgccagtgtactaagtgctggggtagatacagaggtaATCAGGGACTCCCCTTCCAAAAGAAAGAATAGGTGTCAAATATcccttttacaagtgaggaaacggaggcactgagaaccACAAGGtttcacaggaggcaagtggcagcgctggaattagaacccaggtcctctgacttccattagATCGTGTGGCTTCTCTGTAACAACTTGTCCAGGGAAACCAAAGATAATTCCTAGTTGGCCCTtttatagtaatgatggtatttgttaagcgcttactatgtgccaagcactgttctaagagctggggtagatacaaggtaattagattgtcccatgtagggctcagtcgcaatccccagtttacagatgaggtaactgaggcacagagaagttaagtgacttgcccaaggtcacagagcagacaagtggcagaggtgggattagaacccacaacctctgattcccaaatccgtgcttttgccactaggcatATGCTTTATGCTTTCGAGTTGTAGGACTGACCCAGACTTTCATTGCTCACCGTCTTCCCCTGCTACTTTAGGATTTACGTCCAGCCACAGCTCTTTACAGTTCTattgtttccctcatctgtagtttatttgtgtctctctctccacaaaatggagagggcagggattatgtctatttattattgtactcttcccaagcactagATAGACTGtagacttcttgtgggcaaggaatgtgtcttgtttattgttatattgtactctccaagcactcaaataaaatcaaatgacttgaatgaacaaatacagtgctctacttagagtaagtgctaagtaaatacaatagattgagtgctttctcccttctactctctccctccacccaacaCCTTATTTGGGAGACTCTGTGCCCTTTAACATAGCCAATCTGTTGACCAGCCCAGAGCTAATCTGAATTACCAGACAAGCACTTGCAGCTTTTTCCTCTGGCCATTCTCACCAAGGACCTTGCTGTGCGAACCGGGTCTAAGATAAACCAAATTCCAGTATAGAAATCTAATCTAAACCAGATCTCTGTCCCCTTTCTTTGGGTGAAAGGTTTGATTGGGTGAAAGGCACTTGGATGGATTCAGGATGCCACATCTATGCCTTGTGACCTCTGTAGCTATTTGGCAACCCCTTGTCATGTGATCGCCTAACCTTGGACAGATGCTGGCTGTTGGCAATTAAAATGAGAGCCTCTAATAGTCTCCTTGTGGGTCAGCTTTTCCTTGCAGCGTTTGTGGTTCGTGAGCTCATTTAAGGAGAGAATTTGGAATGTAGGACTAGAAAAGGTAGTGGATTCAGGCTTCTCAAAAAACCGGATCGCTGAACTGTATCCCTAAGCTTTTTACTTTGTGTGTgtgcctaagtgtttagtacagtgctctgcacacaattgggGTTCAAGAAATGCTGTTGATGAAGGGGTTGATATCCCTTGGCAGTATCCTCTGCCCTGACTGAGCTGATGCATTTATCTATAACTTTTTTCCACATTaatgtttgttctccctcccaccccccagactgtgagcctgttttggctagggaatgtgtgtgttgtatacttccaagcacttagtacagtgctctgcacacagtaagtactcaataaatgcaactgaatgaatgaacccaagtgcaaggggaggaaggaatgaggacttagttggggaagtcctcttggaggagttgtgctttaaataagactttgaaggtggggagagtgattgtcggatatgaagagggagggagtttggtgaccatactgaggtacagtaaataggttggcgttaaaggagcgaagtatgtgggttggattatagtaggagtcaggtaggtaaaataggagggggcaaggtgagtgagtgctttaaagcctgtggtaaggagtagAACAGAATCAAACACTTCTGAGGTGTAGCTACAGTTTTCACTTTCCTTGGGAGTGACACACACAACTTCAGCTCTTCCAAGATGATCAGTATGTGCGAATAGCTCCTTGGGTTTCATCTtccaagagcactgtacttgattgTTTCTGAGCATTGGGGCTAGATTGCCAAATGTCATGATTGTTCTTATCACCTTCCCTGTTTGAAGCCAAAGCCGTAGGAAATGAGACTTTGTGAATCTCTTTCTGGGTGTAAATGGACTCTCCTCCTCTGGAGAGGTGAGAAAAATCTGTCCCTCTCCACACCTCCCTGTGGGAGAGTGAAAAGTCTCTTTGCGAGTACTTTTAAACACTTCTTTCTcaaggaggagaggggtgagggttATTAAGCTTACCCAGAGGCTGTAAGGCTACTGTGAACTGGTTGTATCTCATTAAGGATTCCCCTTTCATCTCTGCTGCCTCAAATGTTCCGGAGGAAAGTTAATTGCCACCAGCTGACCAGTGGGAAATGCATCCGCCTCAGGGGTTTCAAGGGTTGGGTGTCCATCCCGTCCGAAAGCACAATTGGGCCCGAGCTTTATACTCAGAAAATAAAGCTGGTGTTCAATCCAGAAAGAAttaccccatttccccctcccacaaTCACCAGGCCAATTTAACACCCACTGGTGGTGTCTTCTACAAATGGCCTTAGCTCGTAAATGCCAAGGATTACTTTTGGCTGTTTCTGCATTGGTGGAATGGAGGGCTGAGGAGTCAGGTGGCTGCCCAAGAATGACTGTGGAGAGCCAGTTTAGCCCCCCacttaagaatgatggtatttgttaaccgcttactatgtgccgagtgctgttctaagcctaagccttggggtagatacaaggtaattaggttgtcccacatggagcgcccaggctcagtccccgttttgcatatgaggttactgaggcctgcagaagtgaagtgacttgcccaaggtcacacagcagacaagtggcacaggtgggatttgaacccacgacctctgactcccaagcctgagctcttgccactaagacacgcacttcccttctccccgcctccccaaatCTACCCTCTCCTTCCTATGCTTTATCCAAAGTGAAGCTGAGAGCGAGGATCTGCAAGAATCAGATGCcaggtcttaatcccggctctgccacatgtctgctgtgtggccttgggcgagtcacttcattgctctgtgcctcagttacctcatctgtaaaatgggggttaagattgggacccccatgtgcgacatggactgtgtccgatctgactacTTTGTTTCTCCCCAATACTTAATGCactgcctggcccctagtaagcgtgtaacaaattcagtcgtatttattgagcacttactgtgggcagagcactgtactaagtgcttggaaagtacaatttggcaacagagacaatccctacccaacaacgggctcacagtctagtaccatttaaaaaagcagagaaggagagagcaaggaTGGAACAGGGAGTAGCCCCCATTTTTAGGATGAACTAGGAAAGTAAATGATTGTGTGCATGATTAATGTATAATGATTGTATGGAAGcgaggtggtttagtggaaggagcacgatcTTTGGTGTCAGAgtttgtgtgttctaatcctggctccgacactaatcagctgtttgactttgggccagtcacttagcttctctgtgcctcagttaccccatctgtaaaatggggattaagtctgtgagcctcatgtgggacaagctgacctcctatctaccccagcacctagaagagtacttggcacatggtaagcgcttaacaaataccatcattattattaagtgcagaggATGGGTACGATACAGAAATGCTAAggtcgtccctcggtctcgcccgtcccgccgtcgacccccgggccacgccctcccgcggtcccggaacgccctccctcctcacctccgccaaactgattctcttcccctcttcgaaaccctacttcaaactcacctcctccaagaggcgttcccagactgagctcctcttctccctctactccctctgccatcccccctttacctctccgcagctaaaccctcttctcccccctttccctttgctcctcccccctcccgtcccatcccctcagcactgaactcgtccgctcaactgtatagatcttcatcaccctatttattttgttaatgagatgtacatcaccttgattctatttatttgctattgttttaatgagatgttcttcccctcgattctatttattgccatcgttctcgtctgtccgtctcccccaattagaccgtaagcccgtcagagggcagggactgtctctatctgttaccgatttgtacattccaagcgcttagtacagtgctctgcacatagtaagcgctcaataaatactattgaatgaatgaatgaatttgggtggCCCGGGCCAGGTAGGTTGAACACCATGCAAACAGTCTcttctttttgttgttttctaGGACCCTGCtcaggaggagatgagctctctagTCTACCCGAGCCTGGGCATGAAGGACCGGAAAGCCCTGACCATCCTCCACTACCCTGGGGTGGGCGTGAGCGGGAGCAAGGTCAGCGCAGCCCCCCACGCGGGCTCGGCCGGACTGATGGGCTCCCCCGCGGGTCCCCCACCCTCCAAGCCCCCGACCTTCAGCCTCCAGGCCGCCCCTCACCTGCTGGCCACCATGCAGCTGCAGAAACTCAATAGCCAGTACCACGGGGTGGCCGTGGCGGGGGAGTCGGGGACCCTCCAGACCTGGGGCTTCGGGGCCCAGCCCCTGGGGCCAGCAGGcccgctgccccccacccccgggacccccggtccCGGCATCATAGACTCCGACCCGGTGGACGAGGAGGTGCTGATGTCcctggtggtggagctgggactggaccgGGCCAATGAGCTACCCGAGCTGTGGCTTGGGCAGAACGAGTTTGACTTCGCCGCAGACTTTCCCTCCGGCTGCTGATGCCCAGAGATGGATGGAAGCCACTATGTGTCTCCGaagaaagagggtggggaggaccgTTGATGcctggggggagggaatgggggatggAGCGATTTTCCCGCTGGAGCTCCTTAGATTGGAAGGGGCTGATGGCCAGAGGGGCTAAGCGAgccggagaggtggggaggacttGTTCTCAGCCCGGGAGAGACTCCAGGGCTGCGTGGACGCTACTCCTTGCTGGACTGAGGAGCTAAAATTCTGGAGAATTAGCACTGGACTGTGGATGAGAGAGGTTGTCTTCTCTAACGGGTGTGTCTTCTCAGCCCTACCAGCCCTACGTTCCTTGGGTTAATAATCAAAGTGCCACTGGGGGATGAGGTGAGGTGCTGGTTGCCTTCGGACTACTGGTCGACCTCCAAGGACAAATGGAAGGGAGAATGCCtcactccctgcctctctccctcccggtcCCCTTATCATGGCACTATTGcaagtctccccctctcccatttctttcctttaaaaaaaaaaaaaattcctacagaaggggaggtgggtggtgagCTCGGGCAGATgtgtatattttttttaaatacaaaaaCTGAAGAGATTCCAAATACGCTGTCTGGGAGTGCTGTGTCGGAAGAGTGTCGCTCCTGCCCATTTCTACCCACTGGGTTTGGTTCGGAGaccagggtgggggcggggatgaCACCagtgcatcagtcaatcaatcgatggcattcgcTGAGAGCTTACGGTggtcagagctctgaactaagcgcctggggaaAAGCATGGTTAAGTTGGAAGACCCCGCcatcagtgagctgacagtctgggtggggagaagacagCCGTCGAAATGACATTCCTAAGGTTCCATCcaaccatctcctccttcctccagctaGAAGCTGATGGGAGAGTGCGGGGGAAAATATCTTTTGCAGCCCCGGAGCCTCGTAGGCCAGGACGTGAGCTGATGAGTGCAGCGGGCTCCAGCAGGCTGAAGGTTTGCTGATGAAAGCCCCTGTGGTTACCAGTTCAGGGGAAACAATAAAATATTGTGCAGAGAAAGCTGATCTGTAACTGGAGTGCTCTAAATAGCTTGCACGGAGCCTTTTTGCTTGCAtgatgcttatttttttttttcaaaaaacaacATTTCCACTTTGCAGGCTGAGCTCAGGGCAAGAAGAGCATGGAAAGCTCAAAGTGTATCTCCACCTAGTGGTCTCGGAGCAAAGTACAAGGTGGCCATCTGCCTATTTGCGTAagggtcctttttttaaaaatcaaataaaaaattggaattaataataatggcatttgttaagcgcttactatgtgcaaagcactgttctttgcactggggagggatacaaggcgatcaggttgtcccacgtggggctcccagtcttcatccccattttacagatgaggtaaccgaggctcagagaagtgaagtgacttgcccaaagtcacacagctgacaagcagtggagctgggattagaacgcatgacttctgactcccaagcccgggctctttctactgagccaaatgcttactttgtgccaggcactgttctaagcactggattaagcacgtagaccatgtcccacttggggctcacagtcttagaaagcagcgtggttaggtggaaagagcccgggcttgggagtcagaggtcatgggttcgaatcccggctctgccacttggcagctgtgtgactgtgggcaagtcacttaacttctctgtacctcagttccctcatctgtaaaatggggatgaagactgggagcctcacgtgggacaacctgattaccttctatctaccccagcgcttagaacagtgctctgcacatagtaagcgcttaacaaatatcaacattaatattcttattattattattgttctctgtgcctcagttacctaatctgcaaaaatggggattcaaaatgtgagccccacatgggacaatttgattaacctatatctaccccagcgcttagaacagtgctctgcacatagtaagcgcttaacaaataccattgttgttattattattccccattttctaggtgaggtaactgaggcccagagaagtgaagcaacatgtgcacagcagacaactggcagagctgggattagaacccatgtcattctGACtacgaggcccatgctctatccactaggcaacgttgcttctctggccctTCTGGGGAGAGGACACAAAAAATAAATGGCTTTGGTCAGGAATGAAGAGTGATTTGTGGTatttgagagctcactatgtgtttgatactgtgctaagcactgaagtggattcaagttaatcacgT
This window of the Ornithorhynchus anatinus isolate Pmale09 chromosome 6, mOrnAna1.pri.v4, whole genome shotgun sequence genome carries:
- the CITED1 gene encoding cbp/p300-interacting transactivator 1, which gives rise to MSRRTAGIIQRWNMVWLALPVVPGRGGGERWLRFSKCKKKTKTNPNKRKKQSPEGVAADEDPAQEEMSSLVYPSLGMKDRKALTILHYPGVGVSGSKVSAAPHAGSAGLMGSPAGPPPSKPPTFSLQAAPHLLATMQLQKLNSQYHGVAVAGESGTLQTWGFGAQPLGPAGPLPPTPGTPGPGIIDSDPVDEEVLMSLVVELGLDRANELPELWLGQNEFDFAADFPSGC